The Pseudanabaena galeata CCNP1313 genome includes a region encoding these proteins:
- a CDS encoding VIT domain-containing protein, with translation MKSNPIYIALPAAMILVGAISHRTLAQSSPINQPQPITSSMVTSGIIEPVSDRNSSNESTQKRPVGGLYVQTPDRQQQAFTLTNTDVKGKISGNISRVEVTQTFQNPYDKPLEAIYVFPLPDQAAVDDMEIKIGDRVIKGEIKKREEAKEIYDRARKEGRTAGLLEQERDNIFTQSLANIKPGEQIKVTIRYTESLKFEKGDYEFVFPMVVGPRYIPGAAIDAKGNTIQVPDASRINPPVLRPETRSGNDITVSLQIDAGVPIRNLYSTSHRIDVQNNSETVQLKLATGDNIPNKDLIVRYKVSGDRTEPTILTTNTDQGSHFATYLIPAIAYRSDQIVPKDVVFLMDTSGSQSGDPIIKSRELMRRFINGLNPNDTFTIIDFSNTTRQLSSYPLQNNATNRQKAMKYIDQVDANGGTELMNGINAVMKFPTASDGRIRSVVLITDGYIGNDNEVIAAVQKNLKPGNRLYSFGVGSSVNRYLLERVAEMGRGTARVVRQDEPTQEVAEKFFRQINNPVLTNIQVKWEGDGSAPEIYPSNAPDLFAEQPLVLFGKKGDRANGKLKITGIAAGGERYEHTLDVNFDSGNSNLGIAQLWGRARIKDLMNQMFGGEVKSLVDAVTQTALNYRLLSQYTAFVAVSDEVRVNPDGSKMTVQVPVEMPQGVDFGMISGEMADTQALKPAAPSPLASPRQSTIVTGRVRGGTITGKDQLNTRLRTEVDSVNSPSEASKVRKHAPISQIQVVSITGLTGMDVVAAQQAIAQQLQSINVPAGVRGTVVLEIPIQNGRLTRFVLDDVTSTVSDKNLVEMIKRSLQNVILPSTAKGSIRLTLSVKL, from the coding sequence ATGAAATCTAACCCTATCTACATTGCCTTACCTGCAGCGATGATCCTTGTGGGGGCAATCTCCCATCGCACCCTAGCTCAATCAAGTCCCATCAACCAACCTCAACCAATCACTAGCTCCATGGTCACATCAGGGATTATCGAACCAGTTAGCGATCGCAATTCTAGTAATGAATCAACCCAAAAACGTCCTGTTGGCGGGCTGTATGTGCAAACGCCAGATCGCCAGCAACAAGCCTTTACCTTGACCAATACTGATGTCAAAGGAAAAATATCAGGCAACATTTCGCGAGTGGAAGTCACCCAAACTTTTCAGAATCCCTATGACAAACCACTAGAAGCAATCTATGTATTTCCATTGCCAGATCAAGCGGCTGTCGATGATATGGAAATCAAGATCGGCGATCGCGTAATTAAAGGTGAAATCAAAAAACGAGAAGAAGCTAAAGAAATCTACGATCGGGCTAGAAAAGAAGGACGCACCGCAGGTTTACTAGAGCAAGAACGCGATAACATCTTCACGCAATCTTTGGCGAATATTAAACCTGGGGAACAAATCAAGGTGACGATTCGCTACACCGAAAGCTTGAAGTTTGAGAAGGGTGATTATGAATTTGTTTTTCCGATGGTGGTAGGTCCTCGCTATATTCCAGGCGCAGCGATCGATGCTAAGGGCAATACAATCCAAGTTCCCGATGCCTCACGGATTAATCCGCCTGTCCTCCGCCCTGAAACGCGATCGGGTAATGATATTACTGTCAGTCTGCAAATTGATGCAGGTGTTCCCATTCGTAATCTTTATTCTACTTCCCATCGTATTGATGTCCAGAATAATAGTGAAACAGTTCAGCTAAAACTAGCGACTGGCGATAACATTCCCAACAAAGACTTGATTGTGCGTTACAAAGTCAGTGGCGATCGCACCGAACCTACGATTTTGACTACAAATACCGATCAAGGCTCACATTTTGCCACTTATTTGATTCCAGCGATCGCCTATCGCTCTGACCAAATCGTGCCGAAGGATGTTGTATTCTTGATGGATACATCAGGTTCTCAATCAGGTGATCCGATTATTAAATCAAGAGAGCTGATGCGTCGTTTTATCAATGGATTGAATCCTAACGACACATTTACAATTATTGATTTCTCTAACACCACCCGTCAGCTTTCGAGCTATCCTTTACAAAACAACGCTACCAATCGCCAGAAAGCGATGAAATACATCGATCAAGTCGATGCGAATGGTGGTACAGAATTAATGAATGGCATCAATGCGGTAATGAAATTTCCGACTGCATCGGATGGACGGATTCGCAGTGTAGTCTTGATTACGGATGGATACATTGGCAACGATAATGAGGTAATCGCAGCCGTGCAGAAAAACCTCAAACCAGGTAACCGTCTCTATAGTTTTGGCGTTGGTAGTTCTGTTAATCGCTACTTGCTGGAGCGCGTTGCGGAAATGGGACGCGGTACAGCGCGGGTAGTACGTCAAGATGAGCCAACGCAAGAAGTTGCTGAGAAGTTCTTCCGTCAAATCAATAATCCTGTTCTCACAAATATTCAAGTTAAATGGGAAGGTGATGGATCGGCTCCCGAAATCTATCCTAGCAATGCTCCTGACTTGTTTGCTGAGCAGCCGCTAGTTCTATTTGGCAAAAAAGGCGATCGCGCCAATGGCAAGCTTAAAATCACAGGTATCGCCGCAGGAGGAGAACGTTACGAGCATACCCTAGACGTGAACTTTGATAGTGGGAATAGTAATCTTGGGATTGCTCAACTATGGGGACGCGCTCGCATTAAAGATTTGATGAATCAAATGTTTGGCGGTGAAGTCAAGTCTCTAGTGGATGCAGTCACTCAAACTGCGCTCAACTATCGCTTACTATCGCAATACACAGCCTTTGTTGCTGTGAGTGATGAAGTGCGCGTTAATCCTGATGGCAGCAAGATGACAGTCCAAGTTCCAGTAGAGATGCCTCAAGGTGTCGATTTTGGCATGATTTCAGGAGAGATGGCTGATACTCAAGCCCTCAAGCCTGCGGCTCCTAGTCCTTTAGCATCGCCACGTCAATCGACGATCGTCACTGGAAGAGTGAGAGGAGGAACCATTACAGGCAAAGATCAGCTTAATACTAGACTCAGAACTGAAGTTGATAGTGTAAACAGTCCTAGCGAAGCATCGAAGGTAAGGAAACATGCTCCTATCTCCCAAATTCAAGTGGTGAGTATCACAGGGCTTACAGGTATGGATGTTGTTGCTGCTCAACAAGCGATCGCCCAACAATTGCAGTCAATCAATGTTCCTGCTGGGGTAAGAGGCACTGTAGTTTTAGAGATTCCTATTCAGAATGGTCGATTGACAAGGTTTGTTCTTGATGATGTCACTTCGACAGTGTCAGATAAGAACCTCGTTGAGATGATTAAGCGATCGCTGCAAAATGTGATCTTGCCATCGACAGCCAAAGGTTCTATTCGTTTGACATTAAGCGTAAAATTATAG
- a CDS encoding DNA cytosine methyltransferase: MKKIPEISCLELFAGAGGLAKGLELSGIKHKALIEWNKNACQTLINNYSNKLVHSVDIRSFQFDQFVHIDMVSGGPPCQPFSLGGKHKGNMDQRDMFPHACKAISTYKPKIFILENVKGLLRKSFNSYFGYIILRLTYPDIQPKTSEDWEDHLRRLEKIHTSGKFDSIKYNVIFRLVDAANYGIPQRRERVFIVGIREDLNIEWAFPKETHSLDSLLWSQFVSCDYWERHRVEPLAIEHLDIRNQQRVHQLSQQPTLFAPSLEPWKTVRDQIGDLPEPDFEGSFDSEHVLREGAKAYPGHTGSYIDMPSKALKAGDHGVPGGENMIRYPDGQVRYYTTFEAKRIQTFPEDYKIWGSWTEAMRQIGNAVPVELSHRIASSLARAVCV, translated from the coding sequence ATGAAGAAAATTCCTGAAATATCTTGTTTGGAGCTATTTGCTGGTGCGGGTGGACTAGCAAAGGGGCTAGAACTCTCTGGAATTAAGCATAAAGCTTTAATCGAATGGAATAAGAATGCCTGTCAAACACTGATAAATAACTACAGCAATAAGCTTGTTCATAGTGTAGATATTCGCTCATTCCAGTTTGATCAGTTTGTTCATATTGACATGGTTTCAGGAGGTCCTCCTTGTCAACCATTTTCATTGGGGGGAAAGCACAAAGGGAATATGGATCAGCGCGATATGTTCCCTCATGCTTGCAAAGCCATCAGCACTTATAAGCCAAAAATTTTCATTCTTGAGAATGTCAAAGGTCTCTTACGAAAGTCATTTAATAGTTACTTTGGGTATATTATTCTAAGATTAACTTATCCTGATATTCAGCCGAAGACTTCAGAAGACTGGGAAGATCATTTAAGAAGGCTTGAGAAAATTCACACATCTGGAAAATTCGATTCCATTAAATATAATGTAATTTTTCGGCTAGTAGACGCAGCAAATTATGGTATTCCACAGCGTCGTGAACGTGTTTTTATTGTCGGTATAAGAGAAGACTTAAATATAGAGTGGGCTTTTCCAAAAGAAACGCACTCTTTAGATTCATTGCTATGGTCTCAATTTGTTAGCTGTGATTATTGGGAACGGCATAGGGTCGAGCCTTTGGCAATTGAACACCTAGATATAAGAAATCAGCAAAGAGTTCATCAACTGAGTCAACAACCTACCTTGTTTGCGCCATCTTTGGAGCCTTGGAAAACAGTGAGAGATCAAATTGGGGATCTACCAGAACCTGATTTTGAAGGTAGTTTTGACAGTGAGCATGTTCTCAGAGAAGGGGCAAAAGCATACCCCGGACACACTGGCAGTTATATTGACATGCCTTCTAAAGCACTGAAAGCAGGAGATCACGGAGTTCCTGGAGGAGAAAATATGATTCGATATCCAGACGGTCAAGTTCGCTACTACACGACCTTTGAGGCTAAACGAATCCAGACTTTCCCTGAAGATTATAAAATTTGGGGTTCATGGACAGAAGCAATGAGGCAGATTGGCAATGCTGTACCCGTAGAACTAAGTCACCGTATAGCGAGTTCCTTAGCGCGAGCAGTCTGTGTGTAA
- a CDS encoding Eco29kI family restriction endonuclease encodes MNVFDRSEHVYVSPDLDEVIKDTIRFFNGTPVHSIPTSERFHGTGVYALYCITKSGIYSKFHSVNRTEFRMPIYVGKAVPKGWRQSRLLSSVDTKVYELNNRIKEHSRSIDIGDGLNISDFFCRFMILEGKESDLIGTVEAALIRKYKPIWNTLIDGFGNHDPGKGRYEQAKSDWDVCHPGRAWAEKCQGVPANKEILFQSIEEFLSNLNEENS; translated from the coding sequence ATGAATGTTTTTGATCGTTCTGAGCATGTTTATGTCTCTCCCGACCTTGATGAGGTTATAAAAGACACAATACGTTTTTTTAATGGCACACCTGTACATTCAATTCCAACTTCAGAGCGTTTTCATGGTACAGGTGTATATGCTCTCTACTGCATTACCAAATCTGGAATTTATTCAAAGTTCCATTCAGTGAATAGAACTGAATTCCGTATGCCAATTTATGTTGGGAAGGCTGTTCCAAAAGGATGGCGACAATCTAGGCTATTATCCTCTGTAGACACTAAGGTTTATGAGCTAAACAATCGAATAAAGGAGCATAGCCGCAGCATCGACATTGGAGACGGCTTGAATATCTCAGATTTTTTCTGTCGTTTTATGATTCTTGAGGGGAAAGAGAGCGATTTGATAGGCACTGTCGAAGCAGCCCTAATCCGAAAGTACAAACCAATTTGGAATACTTTGATTGACGGTTTTGGTAATCATGATCCTGGAAAGGGCAGGTACGAGCAAGCAAAGTCAGATTGGGATGTCTGTCATCCAGGACGCGCTTGGGCAGAAAAGTGTCAGGGAGTACCCGCAAACAAAGAAATCCTTTTCCAAAGTATTGAAGAGTTTTTGAGTAATTTAAATGAAGAAAATTCCTGA
- the pstS gene encoding phosphate ABC transporter substrate-binding protein PstS, producing MSLKSVASRRKFLLMSAVPLAIALKACQGNPPDPKAPQATEGALPAKPSAPIDSTQVSLYGAGATFPSFLYLRWFKDYNQQNPNIQISYQPVGSAAGIQQFLAGTVDFGASELALTDQELAQVTRGAAMIPTAAGSVAVVYNIAGVQSGLKLSRKVLPEIFLGKIKKWNDPAIASLNPNVTLPDLPITVIHRSDGSGTTAAFTAHLSATSPEWKNEVGTGLNVSWKTGTGIKDNAGISAQVQQGEGVIGYVEYAFAKQLNLATAALENKSGQFALPTEDATTKAIATIKLSEDLRGSNADPDAAEAYPIVTYSWVLAYQQYDDPKQAQALKEVLKWGLTQGQAMGLELGYVPLPEAIVKKAIAALDKIGSGKK from the coding sequence GTGTCGTTGAAATCTGTCGCATCCCGCCGTAAATTTTTGCTGATGTCCGCCGTTCCCCTTGCGATCGCCCTCAAAGCCTGTCAAGGCAATCCCCCCGATCCCAAAGCACCACAGGCGACAGAAGGCGCACTTCCTGCAAAACCTAGCGCCCCTATCGATTCTACTCAAGTTTCCCTCTACGGCGCAGGTGCGACATTCCCCTCATTTCTCTATCTGCGGTGGTTTAAAGATTACAACCAACAAAACCCTAATATCCAAATCAGCTATCAACCCGTTGGCAGTGCCGCAGGGATTCAGCAATTTCTAGCGGGAACCGTGGATTTTGGCGCTAGTGAACTGGCCCTGACCGATCAAGAATTGGCACAAGTTACTCGCGGCGCAGCGATGATTCCCACGGCGGCGGGTAGCGTGGCGGTGGTTTATAACATTGCAGGGGTGCAATCGGGACTAAAACTATCGCGAAAGGTTCTGCCTGAGATCTTTTTAGGGAAGATCAAGAAATGGAACGATCCCGCGATCGCCTCTCTTAATCCCAATGTTACGCTTCCCGACCTACCAATCACGGTAATCCATCGCTCCGATGGCAGTGGCACAACCGCCGCATTCACCGCCCACCTCAGTGCCACCAGTCCCGAATGGAAGAACGAAGTGGGAACAGGACTGAATGTGTCGTGGAAGACTGGCACTGGCATCAAGGACAATGCGGGTATCAGCGCTCAAGTCCAGCAAGGGGAAGGTGTGATCGGCTATGTGGAATATGCGTTTGCCAAGCAGTTAAACCTTGCCACAGCCGCCCTAGAAAATAAATCAGGACAGTTCGCGCTACCGACTGAAGATGCTACGACAAAGGCGATCGCGACAATCAAATTATCAGAAGATTTGCGTGGTTCCAATGCCGATCCTGATGCTGCGGAGGCTTATCCCATCGTTACTTACAGTTGGGTGTTAGCCTATCAGCAATACGACGATCCGAAACAGGCTCAGGCGCTAAAAGAAGTGTTGAAATGGGGTTTGACGCAGGGGCAAGCGATGGGCTTGGAGCTTGGTTACGTTCCACTTCCAGAGGCGATCGTCAAAAAGGCGATCGCGGCTCTAGATAAAATCGGTAGCGGAAAGAAGTAG
- the pstA gene encoding phosphate ABC transporter permease PstA has protein sequence MPNFSGEQVSGEQVLSRPRRSLWLDSIFQKTSQGLAIAILLLVAAIVIQLAIAAIPAAKEFGLGFLWTMEWNPVKNIYGILPQIYGTLVSSLVAIALAMPLGIGIAIFLNEDIAPKVVRVPISFAIELLAAIPSVVYGLWGIFVLMPALRPLMRGLHQNLGWIPFFSTLPANRSLLPTILVLTLMILPIVVALSRDAIASVPMDLRLGAAAIGANRWEFILGIAIPASMSGIVGAAVLALGRAIGETMAAVMLIGNANQINWSWLAPSSTIASLVANQFTEAKGLQLSALLYAALVLMALTLIVNIFANSFITSFHSSHHEENLDPLIAQVTNDPPQSPLERAKKKILPPFQEGLGGIYTSKSSSSHHEENLDPLIAQVTNDPPQSPLKRGKKKILPPFQGGLGGIYTSKRSQRDLCIQDSSEGGELENIAKDRAEDKWKPNQTRRKIVSFLLNLGICLGTAIAIFAFSSILFSLIAKGSSRFDFAAFTELPPAPLESGGGFRNAITGTLLMVGIGAGLSAPIGIGAAIYLVEFGQNKLLSQWVRFFNGVLSGVPSIICGLFAYGLVVLTSGTFSAIAGGVALAVVMLPTIARTSEEALKAVAPELREGAIAIGASPIQAITAIVIPAAMPAIVTGIVLAIARATGETAPLLFTALFSQYGLNGLWKPVASMSVLIYNFALSPYPNDQALAWTAALVVVALILSISIAARFLTRDRLN, from the coding sequence GTGCCTAATTTTTCTGGTGAGCAGGTTTCTGGTGAGCAGGTTCTCAGTCGTCCAAGGCGATCGCTCTGGCTGGATTCCATATTTCAGAAAACCTCACAAGGGCTAGCGATCGCTATCCTATTGTTGGTTGCTGCGATCGTGATTCAACTCGCGATCGCGGCAATTCCTGCGGCGAAAGAATTCGGCTTGGGATTTCTTTGGACGATGGAATGGAATCCAGTTAAAAATATCTATGGGATTTTGCCACAGATTTATGGAACTCTCGTTAGTTCATTAGTAGCGATCGCCTTGGCGATGCCCTTGGGCATTGGCATTGCGATTTTTCTGAATGAAGATATTGCTCCCAAGGTTGTTCGCGTACCGATTTCCTTTGCGATTGAGTTGCTGGCGGCGATTCCTAGCGTTGTTTATGGGCTGTGGGGGATTTTTGTGTTGATGCCAGCGCTGCGACCATTAATGCGTGGACTGCATCAAAATTTGGGATGGATTCCTTTTTTTAGTACCCTTCCCGCCAATCGATCGCTATTGCCAACAATTTTGGTGTTGACATTAATGATTTTGCCGATTGTAGTGGCGCTGTCACGGGATGCGATCGCCTCAGTGCCGATGGATTTACGATTGGGAGCAGCAGCGATCGGCGCGAATCGGTGGGAATTTATTTTAGGGATCGCCATTCCTGCGAGTATGTCGGGAATTGTCGGCGCGGCAGTTCTGGCTCTAGGAAGAGCGATCGGTGAAACGATGGCGGCGGTGATGTTGATTGGCAATGCTAATCAAATTAACTGGTCTTGGCTGGCTCCCAGTTCCACGATCGCCTCATTAGTCGCCAATCAGTTTACAGAAGCGAAAGGGCTTCAGTTATCGGCTCTGCTCTATGCGGCGTTGGTGTTGATGGCGTTAACGCTAATCGTGAATATTTTTGCCAACAGTTTTATTACTTCTTTCCATTCATCACATCACGAAGAAAATCTTGATCCCCTTATAGCGCAAGTTACTAATGATCCCCCTCAATCCCCCTTAGAAAGGGCGAAGAAGAAAATTCTCCCCCCTTTTCAAGAGGGGCTGGGGGGGATCTACACCTCAAAAAGTAGTTCTTCCCATCACGAAGAAAATCTTGATCCCCTTATAGCGCAAGTTACTAATGATCCCCCTCAATCCCCCTTAAAAAGGGGGAAGAAGAAAATTCTCCCCCCTTTTCAAGGGGGGCTGGGGGGGATCTACACCTCAAAACGCAGTCAGAGAGACTTGTGTATACAAGACAGTTCGGAAGGGGGGGAATTAGAAAACATTGCCAAGGATCGTGCCGAGGATAAATGGAAGCCAAATCAGACAAGGCGCAAAATTGTATCGTTCCTTTTGAATCTGGGTATTTGCTTGGGAACAGCGATCGCTATTTTTGCCTTTAGCTCGATTCTTTTTAGTCTAATTGCCAAAGGATCGTCACGATTTGATTTTGCCGCTTTTACCGAACTACCGCCAGCGCCCTTGGAATCAGGCGGCGGCTTTCGCAATGCCATTACTGGCACATTGTTAATGGTGGGAATTGGCGCAGGACTGAGCGCTCCTATAGGAATTGGAGCAGCCATTTATTTAGTCGAGTTTGGACAAAATAAACTTCTATCGCAATGGGTAAGGTTTTTTAATGGCGTATTGAGTGGAGTTCCCTCAATTATTTGTGGCTTGTTTGCTTATGGATTAGTCGTACTCACATCAGGAACCTTTTCGGCGATCGCGGGAGGGGTTGCCCTCGCGGTGGTGATGCTACCAACGATCGCCAGAACTTCAGAGGAAGCATTAAAAGCGGTTGCTCCCGAACTACGCGAAGGCGCGATCGCGATCGGGGCGAGTCCCATTCAAGCAATTACGGCGATCGTCATTCCTGCCGCCATGCCTGCGATCGTCACTGGGATCGTACTAGCGATCGCCCGTGCTACTGGCGAAACTGCGCCTTTATTGTTTACGGCTCTCTTCAGTCAATATGGATTGAATGGATTGTGGAAACCCGTTGCTTCGATGTCGGTGCTAATTTACAACTTTGCCCTATCGCCCTATCCTAATGATCAGGCTCTAGCATGGACGGCTGCCTTAGTAGTTGTGGCGCTAATTCTAAGCATCAGTATCGCCGCCAGATTTTTGACCCGCGATCGGCTAAATTAA
- a CDS encoding metallophosphoesterase family protein produces the protein MLSWRSLLRTFLGIMIGLVATISLHACQTEPNVSSSPNATPNSEANKVVVPSKPEDKPKKAVVLPPATKAIVDRVPNGLYNPPRGDIRLAVISDLNSAYGSTDYEPEVDKAIALLPFWQPDMVACSGDMVAGQYPSLTEEQMKAMWAAFDDHVAAPLRKAKLPFGFTMGNHDASGARSIAGKFLFSRERDVASKYWNDPAHDSGVEFVDRFEFPFYYTFKYKDVFFLTWDGSSDLIPKDKLAWVEKALQSPEAKAAKIKILLGHLPLYAVTVGRDSAGEVMSNAEELRAMLERNNVHTYISGHHHGYYPAHKGKLQLLHMGILGGGPRPYLGSRMPPRKSMTVIDINFASPELTTYTTYDMRTMQPIKYDELPRSINGHNGMVLRRDLEMKDLSASERATCEKQLGANLCSA, from the coding sequence ATGCTCTCTTGGCGATCGCTGTTACGCACTTTTCTTGGTATTATGATCGGCTTGGTGGCAACGATTTCCCTCCATGCTTGCCAAACTGAACCAAATGTATCTAGCAGTCCTAATGCTACTCCAAATTCAGAGGCGAATAAAGTAGTCGTTCCTTCTAAACCCGAAGATAAGCCTAAAAAAGCAGTCGTATTACCTCCAGCGACTAAGGCGATCGTCGATCGCGTTCCCAATGGACTATACAATCCACCACGAGGCGATATCAGATTAGCGGTAATCAGCGATTTGAATAGTGCCTATGGCTCCACCGATTATGAGCCAGAAGTGGATAAAGCGATCGCCTTACTTCCATTTTGGCAGCCAGATATGGTGGCTTGTAGTGGCGATATGGTGGCGGGGCAGTATCCATCGCTAACGGAAGAACAGATGAAAGCGATGTGGGCAGCCTTTGATGATCATGTGGCGGCTCCTTTGCGGAAAGCGAAACTACCCTTTGGTTTTACGATGGGTAATCATGATGCATCTGGAGCCAGAAGCATAGCAGGTAAGTTTTTGTTCTCTCGTGAAAGGGATGTTGCTTCAAAGTATTGGAACGATCCTGCCCATGATTCTGGGGTGGAATTTGTTGATCGCTTTGAGTTTCCCTTTTATTACACCTTCAAATACAAGGATGTTTTCTTTTTGACTTGGGATGGTTCATCGGATTTGATTCCCAAAGATAAATTGGCATGGGTGGAGAAGGCGTTGCAAAGTCCTGAAGCGAAGGCGGCGAAAATTAAAATTTTGCTAGGACATTTGCCTCTCTATGCGGTGACGGTAGGACGAGACAGCGCAGGGGAAGTGATGTCCAATGCGGAAGAGTTACGCGCCATGCTAGAGCGCAATAATGTCCATACCTACATTAGCGGACACCATCACGGTTATTACCCCGCGCACAAGGGCAAACTGCAATTGCTGCATATGGGCATACTTGGCGGGGGACCGCGCCCTTATCTTGGCAGTCGGATGCCGCCACGCAAATCGATGACAGTTATAGATATCAACTTTGCATCTCCTGAACTGACCACTTACACCACCTATGACATGAGAACGATGCAGCCAATTAAATATGACGAACTGCCACGTTCGATCAATGGACATAATGGCATGGTGTTACGGCGAGATCTGGAAATGAAAGATTTGAGCGCTTCCGAGCGTGCCACTTGTGAGAAACAATTGGGAGCGAATCTCTGTAGTGCCTAA
- a CDS encoding sugar transferase, which yields MRVSSDRQPTKKQSDKHVKKHDIRAGNQRKWSMVEFNWLRSLLLITSDILGLGIAWRISWNLNQGFSPLPPELNWGEFAGLTGLFWAFAAAIVTVFAYHNFYRGESQWRNYVKQAQVISSVYMVSLVISYFYNPTVDAPRSLFFPAWIGSVIMIIGLRLLLTLIFDQFPIARIHTPVFVIAPSDRLSYLANIIEKRTGYKVVGVLTSSLANTTHSMQCIINSGAKEVIAEGLPETQLASQLYWQLRNAGIGLRLIPSSLMLLHRRGTPEIFASMPMIRIESSLLANWEYIFKRCLDMVSAFVGLIVLSPVFMGIAIAIKSSSKGSVFYTQDRVGLHGQSFRMWKFRSMFMDADRRQSELEHLNKSSDGVMFKIERDPRIIPIGHFLRCTSLDELPQLFNVLLGQMSLVGPRPLPVRDVARFTNWHHTRHLVMPGITGLWQISGRSDLDTIDDVAKLDLFYIDRWSLNFDLEILVETVRLVLFGKGAY from the coding sequence ATGAGAGTGAGTAGCGATCGCCAACCAACTAAGAAACAATCCGATAAGCATGTCAAAAAACATGACATTCGGGCTGGCAATCAGCGCAAATGGTCGATGGTCGAGTTCAATTGGTTGCGATCGCTCTTATTAATTACTAGCGACATCTTGGGTTTAGGTATAGCTTGGAGAATATCTTGGAACCTTAATCAAGGCTTTTCACCTTTGCCGCCCGAACTTAATTGGGGAGAGTTTGCAGGGTTAACAGGATTATTTTGGGCTTTTGCGGCGGCGATCGTCACAGTATTTGCTTATCACAACTTTTATCGAGGTGAGTCCCAATGGCGCAACTATGTAAAACAAGCGCAAGTTATTAGCAGTGTTTACATGGTTTCCTTGGTGATCAGCTACTTTTATAACCCTACAGTAGATGCCCCGCGATCGCTATTTTTCCCCGCTTGGATTGGTAGTGTGATCATGATTATCGGATTACGATTGCTCTTGACCTTGATCTTTGATCAATTTCCGATCGCCAGAATACATACACCTGTTTTTGTCATTGCACCCAGCGATCGCCTATCTTACCTAGCTAACATTATCGAAAAAAGAACAGGCTACAAAGTGGTCGGCGTGCTTACCTCTTCCCTCGCTAATACCACGCACTCCATGCAATGCATTATTAATTCTGGAGCAAAAGAAGTAATTGCAGAAGGATTACCCGAAACACAACTAGCTTCTCAATTGTATTGGCAACTTCGCAACGCAGGCATAGGGCTAAGGTTAATTCCATCTAGCTTAATGCTGCTTCATCGACGCGGCACTCCAGAGATTTTTGCCTCAATGCCGATGATTCGGATTGAGTCGTCACTGCTGGCAAATTGGGAATATATCTTTAAACGCTGCTTGGATATGGTGTCTGCATTTGTCGGCTTGATTGTCTTATCACCTGTATTTATGGGCATAGCGATCGCTATTAAGTCCAGTTCTAAAGGCAGTGTATTCTATACTCAAGATCGAGTAGGACTACATGGACAATCATTCCGTATGTGGAAATTTCGCAGCATGTTTATGGATGCCGATCGTCGCCAATCTGAACTAGAGCATCTCAATAAGAGTTCCGATGGTGTTATGTTCAAAATCGAACGCGATCCACGCATTATTCCCATTGGGCATTTTTTGCGCTGTACTAGTCTGGATGAGCTTCCACAACTGTTTAATGTTTTGCTAGGACAAATGAGTCTTGTGGGACCTAGACCTTTGCCTGTGCGTGATGTGGCGAGATTTACCAATTGGCATCATACGCGCCATCTAGTCATGCCAGGGATTACGGGGCTGTGGCAAATTTCGGGGCGATCGGATTTAGACACCATTGATGATGTCGCTAAGTTAGATCTGTTCTATATAGATCGCTGGTCATTAAACTTCGATTTGGAGATATTGGTTGAAACTGTGCGTCTAGTCCTATTTGGGAAAGGTGCATATTAG